One genomic window of Ruegeria sp. THAF33 includes the following:
- a CDS encoding CoxG family protein — protein MELNDSRVIAAPRSKVWASLLSAEVLKECVPGCQEMTGSIEDGFEATVVQKVGPVKATFKGSVTLSDLVELESVKLSGEGKGGAAGFAKGVADVTLSDAPEGTLLTYAVDARVGGKLAQLGGRVIDGVARKMADQFFENFQNAVEPQDAPEPETSEEGETGEEKKGWIKRVLGG, from the coding sequence ATGGAACTCAATGACAGCCGCGTCATCGCCGCGCCGCGATCCAAAGTCTGGGCCTCGCTCTTGTCGGCAGAAGTTCTGAAGGAATGCGTGCCGGGATGTCAGGAGATGACAGGCTCGATCGAAGACGGGTTCGAGGCCACCGTCGTGCAAAAAGTAGGCCCGGTCAAAGCGACGTTCAAAGGCTCTGTAACCCTTTCTGATCTCGTGGAGCTTGAAAGCGTGAAGTTATCGGGTGAAGGTAAGGGAGGAGCCGCCGGATTTGCCAAAGGCGTGGCCGACGTCACCTTGTCGGATGCCCCCGAAGGCACACTGCTGACCTACGCGGTCGATGCACGCGTCGGTGGCAAACTGGCTCAGTTGGGGGGGCGCGTGATCGATGGGGTTGCCAGAAAAATGGCCGACCAGTTCTTTGAGAACTTTCAGAATGCGGTCGAACCTCAGGATGCGCCCGAGCCCGAAACCTCGGAAGAAGGCGAGACCGGGGAAGAAAAGAAAGGTTGGATCAAGCGCGTGTTAGGCGGTTGA
- a CDS encoding FIST N-terminal domain-containing protein — MDQAVGWATARARTPGIVKTAFARHDTGQSIETLRRQLGDDPLALVILFVSPNADASVVIADAERAFAPTPIVGCTTAGELADSGYCEDQIVAIGLPQSHFDIRTVLVPDLNEFDSDSIIKEMIHNRNAMMANAPDWSHEFTFLMIDGLSTKEDELTSELAVGLGPVPLFGGSAGDGTKFGRTYVLYQGQARSNAAVLTQVRTRCPIKVFKTDHLLPTAHRMVVTKADPAKRIVQEINAEPAAREYARILGKDPEQLTTFTFAAHPVVVQIGGQHHVRAIQQVAGNGDLVFFSAIDEGLVLTLAEPRDMVEHLQEEISLLTEKQQPDTILGCDCILRRLEAQQKQKTHAISDILSRHHVVGFSTYGEQFNSIHVNQTLTGVAIYPPEKD; from the coding sequence ATGGACCAAGCAGTCGGGTGGGCAACAGCCCGGGCCCGTACGCCAGGCATCGTCAAAACGGCTTTTGCACGACACGACACCGGGCAGTCGATCGAGACACTCAGACGCCAGTTGGGTGATGACCCACTTGCGCTTGTCATTCTTTTTGTCAGCCCGAACGCCGATGCATCCGTGGTGATCGCGGATGCCGAACGCGCCTTTGCGCCGACCCCGATTGTTGGTTGCACCACCGCCGGAGAGCTGGCGGATAGTGGGTATTGCGAAGATCAGATCGTCGCGATCGGCCTGCCGCAATCCCATTTTGACATACGCACGGTTCTTGTTCCGGATCTGAACGAATTCGATTCCGACAGCATCATCAAAGAGATGATCCACAACAGAAATGCGATGATGGCGAACGCACCCGACTGGAGCCATGAATTCACTTTTCTGATGATCGACGGGCTGTCGACAAAAGAAGATGAACTGACGTCGGAGTTGGCTGTGGGGCTGGGACCGGTGCCATTGTTCGGCGGTTCGGCGGGGGACGGAACCAAATTCGGGCGCACATATGTTCTGTATCAGGGGCAGGCAAGAAGCAACGCAGCCGTACTCACGCAGGTTCGCACGCGGTGTCCGATCAAGGTGTTCAAGACCGATCACCTTCTGCCCACCGCCCATCGCATGGTCGTGACCAAGGCAGACCCGGCAAAACGAATCGTTCAGGAAATCAATGCCGAACCCGCTGCCCGCGAATACGCCCGTATTCTCGGGAAAGACCCCGAACAGCTCACCACATTCACATTCGCGGCCCATCCGGTCGTTGTGCAAATAGGCGGGCAACACCATGTCCGCGCGATCCAGCAGGTGGCGGGAAATGGCGATCTCGTCTTTTTTTCGGCGATTGACGAAGGCTTGGTCCTGACGCTGGCAGAACCTCGGGACATGGTTGAACATCTACAGGAAGAAATCAGCCTGTTGACCGAGAAGCAGCAACCCGACACCATTTTGGGTTGTGACTGCATCCTTCGTCGGCTGGAGGCCCAGCAAAAGCAGAAGACGCACGCGATCTCGGACATCCTGTCCCGCCATCACGTGGTCGGTTTCTCGACCTATGGAGAGCAATTCAATTCGATTCATGTGAACCAGACTCTGACCGGCGTGGCGATATACCCGCCCGAGAAAGATTAA
- a CDS encoding TAXI family TRAP transporter solute-binding subunit, whose amino-acid sequence MRLMKCLTGLAFAGALAAPALAQDPTFFRIGTGGAGGTYFPIGGTIANGISAPPGSRPCEEGGQCGVPGLIAIAQSTTASVFNNAAVQNGELEAGLAAADVTRSMYLGEGKFEGKPHPKLRIVANLFPEDLHLVLPAGQTINDLSDLKGKRVGIAQAGSGTQVAVLQMLEAWGVNRDNMDEAELNNSQSAERLADGQLDAYFYAAGWPVAAMVQLSSTKGMNLHSFSDEDLAKINEIIPAYIPSAIPGGVYEGIDSETKTPAVSAMLVVSSDLSEDLVYQLTKALWNDNTRKLLDNGHAKGKQITPDTALDGVEALGVPLHPGAEKFYKEAGLLQ is encoded by the coding sequence ATGAGATTGATGAAATGCCTGACGGGTTTGGCTTTTGCGGGTGCATTGGCTGCACCGGCGCTTGCACAGGACCCAACCTTTTTCCGCATCGGCACCGGCGGTGCAGGCGGCACTTATTTCCCGATCGGCGGGACCATCGCCAACGGAATTTCGGCCCCTCCGGGCTCACGCCCCTGCGAAGAGGGCGGCCAATGCGGCGTGCCCGGGTTGATCGCAATTGCACAATCGACAACTGCGTCAGTCTTCAACAATGCCGCCGTGCAAAACGGCGAGCTAGAGGCCGGCCTGGCCGCGGCAGATGTAACCCGTTCAATGTATCTGGGTGAGGGCAAGTTTGAAGGCAAACCCCACCCGAAACTGCGCATCGTCGCAAACCTGTTCCCCGAAGACCTGCACCTGGTTCTTCCCGCGGGTCAGACCATCAACGATCTGAGTGATCTCAAAGGCAAGCGGGTTGGTATCGCGCAAGCTGGTTCGGGAACGCAGGTCGCTGTGTTGCAAATGCTGGAAGCTTGGGGCGTCAACCGTGACAACATGGATGAGGCCGAGTTGAACAACAGTCAGAGTGCCGAACGTCTGGCCGATGGCCAACTGGACGCCTATTTCTACGCAGCAGGATGGCCGGTTGCCGCAATGGTGCAGCTGTCTTCGACCAAGGGCATGAACCTGCATTCCTTCAGCGATGAAGATTTGGCAAAGATCAACGAGATCATTCCTGCCTATATCCCGTCCGCTATCCCGGGCGGTGTATATGAGGGCATCGATTCCGAAACCAAGACCCCCGCGGTAAGCGCGATGCTGGTTGTGTCATCGGATCTGTCCGAAGATCTGGTCTATCAGCTGACCAAGGCCCTGTGGAACGACAACACGCGCAAGCTGCTGGACAACGGCCACGCAAAAGGCAAGCAGATCACGCCTGATACTGCGCTCGACGGCGTCGAGGCGCTGGGTGTTCCGCTGCATCCGGGTGCCGAGAAATTCTATAAAGAAGCCGGTCTTCTTCAATAA
- a CDS encoding LysR family transcriptional regulator, with product MNLAQLTVFREVMETGSISQTAKKLNRTQPAISLAIKNLERSLGLTLFERKGRRLIPVPEAHYLLAETTGILDRLSTVSSTMHGLLKGSSGNLNIAAMPGPSIFAFPNFISRSVGGNPDIRVTLSTRSSPQIMELAGTQNIDFGFADFEHPVGKKPQFTAEIISGDCFCAMDRDNPLAQEKAVTISDLDDVPMGGLYDTHPFQKKVQRAFQMVAATYKPSVTCQYFLPLIPFVGSGQCCSIVDPLTVATERKLNISHGRVVFLPFKDPLRYEYAILSPDHRPPSQLALKIKAGWKAEVVSMLDQTNANPRTEDF from the coding sequence ATGAACCTTGCTCAATTGACCGTTTTTCGTGAGGTGATGGAAACCGGGTCCATCTCTCAAACCGCAAAGAAGCTGAACAGGACACAACCTGCTATCAGCCTAGCAATCAAGAACCTGGAAAGAAGTCTTGGACTGACCCTGTTCGAACGAAAAGGCCGGCGTCTGATCCCAGTGCCAGAGGCGCACTACCTGCTGGCCGAGACCACCGGAATACTGGACAGATTATCTACGGTTTCCAGCACGATGCACGGGCTTCTTAAAGGAAGTTCGGGCAACCTGAATATTGCAGCAATGCCGGGACCGTCCATTTTTGCCTTCCCGAATTTCATCAGCCGTTCAGTTGGCGGGAATCCGGACATCCGGGTTACGCTGTCGACCCGCAGTTCGCCACAGATAATGGAACTTGCAGGCACTCAGAACATTGATTTCGGGTTTGCAGATTTCGAACACCCGGTCGGAAAGAAACCGCAATTCACGGCAGAGATCATCAGCGGAGACTGCTTTTGCGCAATGGATCGGGACAACCCGTTGGCGCAAGAAAAGGCCGTTACGATTTCAGATCTCGATGATGTGCCAATGGGTGGACTGTATGACACCCACCCTTTTCAGAAGAAAGTGCAACGCGCTTTTCAGATGGTTGCCGCCACTTACAAACCAAGTGTGACGTGCCAGTATTTTCTTCCGCTCATTCCGTTTGTTGGATCGGGGCAGTGCTGCTCGATTGTCGATCCGTTGACTGTTGCGACGGAACGGAAGCTGAATATCTCGCATGGCCGTGTGGTATTCCTGCCTTTCAAGGACCCCCTCAGATACGAATACGCCATCCTGTCGCCGGATCATCGCCCCCCGTCGCAATTGGCGCTGAAAATAAAAGCGGGATGGAAGGCGGAAGTTGTGTCGATGCTGGATCAGACCAACGCCAACCCGCGGACTGAAGACTTCTGA
- a CDS encoding response regulator transcription factor, producing the protein MFAESAARNDFDNVLIVDDHPLFCDALSMTLQSVAQIREIHTADRLEDALDLLASGLKPDAVMLDLNLPDVDGLEGLIRLKASTDAPVIVVSSLTDNRVVSQVIQAGASGYVPKHSQRDVFRTAFETVHAGDVFVPEGCVLIDAEEEDEHGEAVKRLATLTNQQARILQLICEGKLNKQIAYDLSIAETTVKAHVTAIMRKLGVQSRTQAVLIVKKASFASVLQDQG; encoded by the coding sequence ATGTTTGCTGAATCCGCCGCGCGCAATGATTTCGATAACGTTCTGATCGTTGATGACCATCCGTTGTTTTGCGACGCCTTGTCGATGACCCTGCAAAGTGTGGCTCAGATCCGGGAAATACATACGGCAGACCGACTGGAGGACGCCTTGGATCTGCTGGCAAGTGGGCTGAAGCCCGATGCGGTCATGCTGGATCTCAATTTGCCGGATGTGGACGGTCTGGAAGGTCTGATCCGCTTGAAGGCTTCCACGGACGCACCGGTGATCGTGGTGTCGTCGCTGACGGATAACCGCGTTGTCAGCCAGGTGATACAGGCCGGCGCATCGGGCTATGTCCCCAAGCACAGTCAACGCGACGTGTTCCGCACTGCATTCGAGACAGTGCATGCCGGTGACGTTTTCGTGCCGGAGGGCTGTGTTTTGATTGACGCAGAGGAAGAGGACGAACACGGCGAAGCCGTAAAACGACTGGCGACACTGACAAATCAGCAGGCGCGCATCCTGCAACTGATCTGCGAAGGCAAACTGAACAAGCAAATCGCCTATGACTTGTCGATTGCGGAAACGACGGTCAAAGCGCACGTGACAGCAATAATGCGAAAACTGGGTGTCCAAAGCCGTACGCAGGCGGTTCTGATCGTCAAGAAAGCGTCCTTTGCCAGTGTCTTGCAAGACCAAGGCTAA
- a CDS encoding TRAP transporter fused permease subunit, with product MSETQKLDDHELTAEELAAIEEQFDEGAAVRQVTPTAGKVLRVVALIFAFYEFFTAGFGLPADHWHMGIYLALLFILVYATIPIVGAKSLYALKVSRFRIGNVPFYDLVFMALGIIAALYVGFAWRGIPFLGIEEQTFRMGNPNIYDVILGVIIILLVLDIARRTLGWVLPLIICVFISYALMGPYFPGLLQHPGVNFKTFVSSMYFPQEGIYGVTLWVVSTIVFHFVLFGVIAQRTGLGQLFIDNATILAGRYTGGPAKVSVVSSAFFGTISGSSVANTVSTGALTIPNMKRLGYPGHFAGGVEAASSAGGQITPPIMGAAAFIMAEFLEVPYTTIVIAAIFPAILHYVGVFAVVHLMARKLNLQGLAKEQLPQLKAVWAEGWANIVPLIGLLVVLFTGYTPFMSAFCGISLAVIAGMSRIKQPPTLIYAAAFLAFVLWKFSDGGFDLSMTAILCGLSVIATLNPQKRIEVPEMLQAVELGVKYSLAVGAAAAAVGIVVGVINTTGIGFRIGFMVTQGAGNLAADLYNMISFGSWQLFAMEDLQLFISLVFIAIVCILMGAGIPTTALYIMLVSVAQPALAQLGVPPIASHLFVLYYGVVSEITPPVCTSAYAAAAIANSNPFRTGLSAFTLGLGKVIAPMAFVYAPVLLFVSSTGFDLWEFTYTAASCIAGVIALSAAVVGYWLQPLNLVSRILMAIAGIIFVAPTLTADLIALVVASPVIVTQVIARSRIQATV from the coding sequence ATGTCCGAGACCCAGAAACTTGATGACCACGAACTGACGGCCGAGGAACTGGCGGCCATCGAAGAACAGTTCGACGAAGGCGCCGCTGTCCGGCAGGTCACGCCCACGGCAGGCAAGGTGTTGCGTGTCGTCGCCCTGATCTTTGCATTCTACGAATTCTTCACGGCTGGGTTCGGTCTGCCTGCCGACCACTGGCATATGGGCATCTATCTGGCTCTGCTGTTCATTCTGGTCTACGCCACGATCCCGATTGTCGGGGCCAAAAGCCTCTATGCTCTCAAAGTCAGTCGCTTCCGCATCGGCAACGTCCCTTTTTATGATCTGGTGTTCATGGCGCTTGGCATCATCGCCGCACTTTACGTGGGTTTCGCCTGGCGCGGCATCCCGTTCCTGGGTATCGAGGAACAAACCTTCCGCATGGGCAACCCAAACATCTATGATGTGATCCTCGGCGTCATCATCATCCTTCTGGTATTGGACATTGCGCGCCGCACGCTGGGTTGGGTATTGCCGCTGATCATCTGCGTATTCATCTCATACGCGCTGATGGGTCCCTATTTCCCCGGATTGCTGCAACATCCGGGCGTGAACTTCAAAACCTTCGTATCGTCAATGTACTTTCCGCAGGAAGGAATCTATGGCGTGACGCTTTGGGTCGTTTCGACCATCGTGTTCCACTTTGTCCTGTTCGGTGTGATCGCTCAGCGAACGGGGCTTGGACAATTGTTCATTGATAACGCAACCATTTTGGCGGGTCGCTATACGGGTGGTCCGGCCAAAGTGTCGGTGGTATCCTCGGCCTTCTTCGGCACGATCTCGGGCTCTTCGGTGGCTAACACCGTTTCGACCGGCGCGCTGACAATTCCCAACATGAAGCGCCTTGGATACCCCGGTCACTTTGCAGGCGGGGTCGAGGCCGCGTCTTCGGCCGGTGGTCAGATCACTCCGCCCATCATGGGTGCTGCGGCCTTCATCATGGCCGAGTTCCTCGAGGTGCCCTATACCACAATCGTGATCGCAGCGATCTTTCCGGCGATCCTGCACTATGTCGGCGTCTTTGCCGTGGTGCATCTGATGGCACGCAAGCTGAACCTGCAAGGTCTGGCGAAAGAGCAATTGCCGCAGCTCAAGGCTGTCTGGGCCGAGGGTTGGGCCAATATCGTGCCCTTGATCGGATTGCTGGTGGTTTTGTTCACTGGATACACGCCCTTCATGTCGGCCTTCTGCGGCATATCGCTGGCGGTGATCGCGGGCATGTCGCGGATCAAGCAACCGCCAACACTGATCTACGCAGCGGCGTTCTTGGCCTTCGTGCTTTGGAAGTTCTCCGACGGTGGGTTCGACCTGTCCATGACCGCGATTCTGTGCGGATTGTCGGTAATCGCCACGCTGAACCCGCAGAAGCGGATCGAAGTGCCCGAGATGCTGCAAGCGGTTGAGTTGGGTGTGAAATACTCTCTGGCCGTGGGCGCTGCAGCCGCTGCAGTAGGTATCGTCGTTGGTGTGATCAACACAACCGGTATCGGTTTCCGCATCGGGTTCATGGTTACTCAGGGCGCAGGAAACCTCGCCGCGGACCTTTACAACATGATTTCATTCGGCAGCTGGCAATTGTTTGCGATGGAAGACCTGCAATTGTTTATCTCGCTGGTCTTCATTGCCATCGTTTGCATCCTGATGGGTGCCGGCATCCCGACCACGGCGCTGTACATCATGCTCGTCTCGGTGGCGCAGCCGGCGCTGGCGCAGTTGGGGGTTCCACCCATCGCCAGCCATCTGTTCGTGTTGTATTACGGCGTGGTCTCCGAGATCACACCTCCGGTCTGTACGTCGGCCTATGCGGCGGCGGCGATTGCGAATTCCAACCCGTTCCGCACCGGGCTGTCCGCCTTTACGCTGGGACTGGGCAAGGTCATCGCACCAATGGCGTTCGTCTATGCGCCGGTTTTGCTGTTCGTGTCTTCCACCGGGTTCGATCTTTGGGAATTTACCTATACCGCCGCCAGCTGTATCGCCGGTGTCATCGCCCTTTCGGCAGCGGTCGTGGGGTATTGGTTGCAGCCACTCAACCTCGTGTCGCGCATCCTGATGGCCATTGCCGGGATTATCTTCGTGGCGCCCACGCTGACGGCTGACCTGATCGCATTGGTGGTGGCGTCTCCTGTCATCGTCACTCAGGTGATCGCCCGCAGCCGAATTCAAGCAACGGTCTGA
- a CDS encoding FAD-binding oxidoreductase encodes MPEQVTIIGAGIVGLCCALSLQERGIAVRLIDRGEPGQETSFGNAGVVSPWSVIPQATPGIWKTIPGMLLDPKSALTVRPAYWPRMIPWGLRFLKNSSVKSVRNISDAMEVLCRPSIDLYRRHLQNTGHEDLIVDSNYIHAFRNPDQADLKELGYLIRQEKGGHLERIDGPELRRIEPALSRDFKAAILIKGQARVTSPGRVGAVLADKARQQGAEFVRTDVKELKRTEDGQWHLTSPAGALHADTVVLAAGVWSAGLLKPLGLPVPLVAERGYHVQFPTPSASLENSVMDVDAKVVASSMQDGLRVAGTAEFGSIDAPPDPRKQSLLTAQARAMMPDLNTADTQFWMGRRPSFPDSLPAIGPVEGHKGLFTAFGHSHYGLMMAPKTGELVADLVSGQRLNIPLDSFALSRF; translated from the coding sequence ATGCCTGAACAAGTGACCATCATCGGCGCCGGGATCGTCGGTCTGTGCTGTGCGCTCTCGTTGCAGGAGCGCGGTATTGCCGTGCGTCTGATCGACCGTGGAGAACCGGGGCAGGAGACATCGTTCGGCAATGCCGGTGTCGTCTCGCCCTGGTCGGTCATTCCACAGGCCACGCCGGGTATCTGGAAAACGATCCCCGGGATGCTGTTGGACCCGAAAAGCGCGTTGACGGTCAGACCTGCGTACTGGCCCAGGATGATACCCTGGGGCCTGAGGTTCCTGAAGAATTCAAGCGTGAAATCCGTACGCAATATCTCGGACGCAATGGAGGTGCTGTGCCGCCCGTCGATAGATCTGTACCGAAGACATCTGCAAAATACCGGGCACGAAGACCTTATTGTTGATTCCAACTATATCCACGCGTTTCGCAACCCCGATCAGGCTGACCTGAAAGAACTGGGATATCTGATCCGGCAGGAAAAAGGCGGACATCTAGAACGGATCGACGGACCGGAATTGCGCCGGATCGAACCTGCGTTGTCCCGAGATTTCAAGGCTGCGATCCTGATCAAGGGACAGGCGCGGGTCACGTCTCCTGGCCGGGTCGGTGCGGTTTTGGCCGACAAGGCCCGTCAACAAGGCGCCGAGTTCGTGCGGACAGATGTCAAAGAATTAAAGCGCACGGAAGACGGACAATGGCACTTAACGTCACCGGCCGGCGCGCTTCACGCCGATACTGTCGTGCTGGCGGCCGGGGTTTGGTCTGCCGGGTTGCTGAAACCTTTGGGTTTGCCCGTACCACTGGTGGCCGAGCGTGGATACCACGTCCAATTCCCGACCCCCTCTGCCAGCCTGGAAAACTCGGTGATGGACGTGGACGCCAAGGTGGTGGCCAGTTCGATGCAGGACGGTCTGCGTGTGGCGGGCACGGCCGAATTCGGCAGCATCGACGCGCCGCCAGACCCACGCAAACAGTCGCTTCTGACCGCACAGGCCCGCGCAATGATGCCGGATCTGAACACCGCGGATACACAGTTCTGGATGGGCCGACGCCCGTCTTTTCCCGACAGTTTGCCTGCGATCGGTCCGGTTGAAGGACACAAGGGCCTGTTCACCGCCTTTGGTCATTCCCATTACGGTTTGATGATGGCCCCCAAAACAGGTGAGCTGGTGGCTGACCTGGTGTCAGGGCAGCGCCTCAACATCCCGTTGGATTCATTCGCCTTGTCGCGATTTTGA
- a CDS encoding PAS-domain containing protein — MIEHLTDPSDSLDRQNEKLRKIAEALMRRVEESTNASGAAYAQFQRAAVLEQEVRARTDDLERALELLNDSNARLAQANKETEAARADLANAIETVQEGFALFNRDEELVLCNSRFGMHMPDIQEQLNPGLRFADYVELVSQSGFLSLPETMTPEDWARSRLDRHADDHVVFNVRLSGNRWTQVSEHRTPDGGTVILQTDVTDIMRIERQERDRILDDKARLIRATLEHIDQGVCIFDNKHRMIGWNTRASELLAIPITQFQMGTRFETLSNRLGDNISFQKGITEADLLDWVSRPTYRRPLQFQMHRGRSKILSVFAQEMPDRGFVISFTDVTAERRSAQALYEAKELLEQRVASRTMELADALNEAERANASKSRFVAAASHDLLQPLSAAKLYVASLGSGLDTDTAQTVAAKAESALNSVEHILEALLDISKLDSGRAKAHLSTVSVGELFLQMEDAFNPVAQAKGLKLRFVDTKALVTSDASYLRRILQNLLSNAIRYTETGKVLVGVRHRKNAIALEVWDTGIGIASDQRDIVFQEFQRLHSDASAAEGMGLGLAIVERACGLLQHPIHLFSEAGKGTGFSVEIPLARAKPEVSLCSSVVQKPNSNVLGNTVALLIENDENLRGALTMTIESWGVEVLECESESEAIGLLREIGILPDFVVADYQLNNGKTGTDAMRALTDEFGHLPGCIISANRSQELVQQCKQAKLPLFYKPIDPQLLKSTLEASVARGI, encoded by the coding sequence ATGATCGAGCATCTCACAGACCCCTCGGACTCACTTGATCGTCAGAACGAGAAGCTTAGGAAAATCGCAGAAGCACTGATGCGGCGGGTCGAAGAATCCACCAATGCCTCTGGCGCGGCTTATGCTCAGTTCCAACGGGCGGCGGTGCTTGAACAAGAGGTCCGCGCCCGTACGGATGACCTTGAGCGCGCGCTTGAGCTTCTGAATGACTCCAACGCCAGGTTGGCGCAGGCCAACAAGGAAACCGAAGCGGCACGCGCAGATTTGGCAAATGCGATCGAAACGGTGCAGGAAGGCTTCGCCCTGTTCAATCGAGACGAAGAGCTGGTCCTGTGCAACAGCAGGTTCGGGATGCATATGCCCGACATTCAGGAACAGCTGAACCCCGGCTTGCGCTTTGCCGACTACGTGGAACTGGTCAGCCAATCCGGGTTCCTGTCCTTGCCGGAGACAATGACCCCAGAGGATTGGGCCAGAAGCCGCCTGGATCGTCACGCAGATGATCACGTGGTGTTCAATGTTCGTCTTTCGGGCAATCGGTGGACGCAAGTGTCAGAACACCGCACCCCAGACGGGGGCACCGTGATCCTGCAAACTGACGTAACAGACATCATGCGGATCGAACGGCAAGAAAGGGATCGCATTCTTGACGATAAGGCGCGGCTGATCCGCGCTACGCTTGAACATATCGATCAGGGCGTCTGCATCTTTGACAACAAGCACCGCATGATCGGGTGGAACACCCGCGCAAGCGAGCTTTTGGCAATACCGATCACTCAGTTTCAGATGGGCACGCGGTTTGAAACCCTGTCTAATCGCTTGGGCGACAACATCAGCTTTCAGAAAGGCATAACCGAGGCGGATCTGCTGGATTGGGTCAGCCGACCAACCTATCGCCGCCCTCTTCAGTTCCAGATGCATCGGGGGCGATCGAAAATCCTGTCGGTCTTTGCCCAGGAAATGCCCGATCGGGGCTTTGTGATTTCCTTTACCGATGTAACTGCGGAACGGAGGTCTGCGCAGGCCTTGTATGAAGCCAAGGAACTTTTGGAACAACGTGTGGCGTCACGCACAATGGAACTTGCGGACGCGCTGAACGAGGCTGAACGGGCGAACGCGTCAAAATCGCGTTTTGTGGCCGCCGCCAGCCATGACCTGTTGCAACCTCTGTCTGCTGCAAAGCTCTATGTTGCGTCACTGGGCAGCGGTTTGGACACTGACACCGCGCAGACCGTTGCAGCAAAAGCAGAAAGCGCCCTGAACAGTGTCGAACACATTCTCGAAGCCCTGCTGGACATCTCAAAGCTGGATTCCGGGCGGGCCAAGGCGCATCTGTCCACGGTGTCGGTGGGCGAGCTTTTCTTGCAGATGGAAGACGCATTCAATCCCGTCGCCCAGGCCAAAGGTCTGAAACTGCGTTTTGTTGACACAAAGGCTCTGGTCACAAGCGATGCCAGTTACCTTCGGCGTATATTGCAGAATCTGCTGTCAAACGCGATCCGGTATACCGAGACCGGGAAAGTTCTTGTTGGTGTCAGGCATCGCAAGAACGCAATTGCTTTGGAAGTCTGGGACACGGGCATCGGCATAGCATCAGATCAAAGAGATATCGTGTTTCAGGAATTTCAGCGTTTGCATTCAGATGCCAGCGCCGCCGAAGGCATGGGGTTGGGTCTTGCGATTGTCGAGCGGGCCTGCGGGTTGCTTCAACACCCCATCCACCTGTTTTCCGAAGCTGGAAAGGGCACGGGGTTTTCGGTCGAAATACCTTTGGCCCGGGCGAAACCAGAGGTTTCTCTCTGCTCTTCAGTGGTGCAAAAACCAAACTCGAATGTGCTGGGCAACACCGTCGCCCTGTTGATCGAAAACGATGAAAACCTGCGCGGCGCGTTGACCATGACCATCGAATCCTGGGGCGTCGAGGTTCTGGAATGCGAAAGCGAAAGCGAAGCGATTGGCCTTCTGCGCGAAATAGGCATCCTGCCAGACTTTGTTGTCGCCGACTATCAATTGAACAACGGAAAAACAGGCACGGACGCCATGCGCGCCCTGACGGATGAATTCGGGCATTTGCCCGGCTGTATTATCTCAGCCAATCGATCACAAGAGCTTGTCCAGCAATGCAAACAAGCAAAGCTGCCGCTGTTTTACAAACCGATAGATCCGCAACTGCTCAAATCGACGCTGGAGGCCTCTGTTGCGCGCGGCATCTGA
- a CDS encoding aspartate/glutamate racemase family protein, translated as MPIYQGGQNICGASIGVLCLESYFPKPPGHIKNPSSLPFPVLYEMIDGVTVPKLLNNPTPDLLNPFIKGAQRLEAEGVRAITGSCGFLALFQKELAAAVSVPVFASSLIQVPLAFHMTGASAPVGVITADSSALTQRHFEGVGAGGVPVAVQGLEHTSEFAEVILRNARNRMDTDLIEAEVLDTARRLKRETPEIRSVVLECTDLPPYAKRIQEDLKLPVFDLTTLAQMAHNVGARTGYCGLMPWG; from the coding sequence ATGCCGATCTATCAGGGTGGACAGAATATCTGCGGAGCCTCTATCGGGGTTTTGTGTCTGGAAAGCTATTTTCCCAAACCTCCCGGTCATATCAAGAACCCTTCCAGCCTGCCATTCCCGGTGCTGTACGAGATGATAGATGGCGTCACGGTGCCAAAGCTGCTGAACAATCCGACGCCTGATCTGCTGAACCCATTCATAAAAGGCGCGCAACGGCTTGAGGCTGAAGGCGTGCGCGCGATTACCGGAAGCTGCGGGTTTCTCGCTCTGTTCCAAAAAGAACTGGCCGCAGCCGTATCGGTGCCTGTTTTCGCTTCGAGCCTGATACAGGTGCCGTTGGCCTTTCACATGACCGGGGCCAGCGCACCGGTCGGGGTGATTACAGCGGATTCGTCAGCGCTGACGCAACGCCATTTTGAAGGCGTTGGAGCGGGGGGCGTTCCGGTGGCCGTACAGGGTCTGGAACACACCAGTGAGTTTGCCGAAGTCATCCTGCGCAACGCGCGCAACCGAATGGACACAGATCTGATCGAGGCCGAAGTGCTGGACACTGCACGCAGGCTGAAGCGCGAAACGCCCGAAATACGTTCTGTGGTGTTGGAATGCACAGATCTTCCGCCTTATGCAAAGCGCATTCAAGAAGACCTGAAACTGCCGGTCTTTGACCTGACGACGCTGGCGCAAATGGCGCACAATGTAGGCGCGCGCACCGGGTATTGCGGGCTGATGCCGTGGGGCTGA